A window of the Streptomyces sp. Ag109_O5-10 genome harbors these coding sequences:
- a CDS encoding class I SAM-dependent methyltransferase codes for MATTTQETTRPPRRLDDVPGWFPVLDQVLFDWFLSRQEEAGTRGDLLEVGTYMGKSAIFTARHLRPGETYTVCDLFEGDAPDDANRAESTKSYSKLTRGIFEQNYLAFHEELPRILQGPSSVVPTEVAPGSCRFVHVDASHLYEHVHGDIKAARELLVPDGIVVLDDFRSEHTPGVSIAAWEAVLNGGLNPICLSTQKLYGTWGDAEPVQEALMEMIKQRTDCHLSTQTAAGHRIVRLKSKGMQAPQFPPARYADVPAEPEPAPAPRPATPATPPRRPSRVRRVARDLLPPVLTRAIRKAMN; via the coding sequence ATGGCGACAACCACCCAGGAAACGACCCGACCGCCCCGCCGCCTCGACGACGTCCCCGGCTGGTTCCCGGTGCTCGACCAGGTGCTCTTCGACTGGTTCCTGAGCCGCCAGGAGGAGGCCGGAACGCGCGGCGACCTCCTCGAGGTCGGGACCTACATGGGGAAGAGCGCGATCTTCACGGCCCGGCACCTGCGGCCCGGCGAGACGTACACGGTCTGCGACCTCTTCGAGGGCGACGCCCCGGACGACGCGAACCGGGCCGAGTCGACGAAGTCCTACAGCAAACTCACCCGAGGCATCTTCGAGCAGAACTACCTCGCCTTCCACGAGGAACTCCCCCGCATACTGCAGGGCCCCAGCTCCGTGGTCCCCACCGAAGTAGCCCCCGGCTCCTGCCGGTTCGTGCACGTCGACGCCTCGCACCTGTACGAGCACGTGCACGGCGACATAAAGGCAGCGCGTGAACTGCTCGTGCCCGACGGCATCGTGGTCCTCGACGACTTCCGCTCCGAGCACACGCCCGGTGTCTCCATAGCGGCCTGGGAGGCCGTCCTCAACGGCGGACTGAACCCGATCTGCCTCAGCACCCAGAAGCTGTACGGCACTTGGGGCGACGCCGAGCCGGTGCAGGAGGCGCTGATGGAGATGATCAAGCAGCGGACCGACTGCCACCTGAGCACCCAGACGGCGGCCGGCCACCGGATCGTACGGCTGAAGTCCAAGGGGATGCAGGCACCGCAGTTCCCGCCGGCGCGCTACGCGGACGTCCCGGCGGAACCGGAGCCCGCGCCCGCGCCCCGGCCGGCCACCCCCGCCACTCCGCCCCGCCGGCCCAGCCGGGTACGGCGGGTCGCCCGGGACCTGCTGCCGCCGGTGCTCACCCGGGCCATCCGGAAGGCGATGAACTGA
- a CDS encoding glycosyltransferase family 4 protein produces MRIAVFVENRNGVGLASEIMKAPGAEAHSFHLVTADRDGDVAGWIEQEAAARFDDLKVHNLFQVEEPISGDEFLEEVGRRVRAYTAQERVDRLVFFNDQSQRGRRVAGELRDTLPLVLVQDGHLDFHFKRTDPGLRDQNWYYGSSSPAAVCVWGPATAQHLMFRSADSNVPVHITGALGHSDDPQLLRAARSAAHRHTKGADEPLRIVVLDQPLSDQRKLSRKDHREQLTELCAALTGFGEVEIKPHPSTLRGHLDWLGTLPDVTVLDESALLDAGSLDGYDLAITFFSTTYLQTLRAGTPLVLFSPPALNIVFPTLNHPLLRNVGTVGELVDVTAELQRTGKFTPNAHGEPVEHFITFHDDVPSRVLRRIEEAEVPAARPAPRRPAPVEEAAGGSRADRALRAVEERLNRPRSLAVLGLGFSYVTGVAIPVLTYTQALLAQNPVDIRYFDLGVYTRTEDVLADLAEAEVVLINSLAPFWRSPLANELTEALVALGRSVVVYAHETEYVMNFEGEQHALRHAEMVKVLPKVKVLCVSTAQADMFRQLGVSDPVVVYNTVPQDTHRTLARRTPGERPRIVMVGSMQDRKGLDLFSRVAELAYTQGLPWEFAWIGHKTWRISSSTLLSDRVEWMGALSRDRVREELADSDVFFLSSMDDPMPLSVVEAVQQRLRTVTYHRVGSREVLEGVPGYRSFAEYTPAAALDALRRVLEEEVAEDEYQDVEELFDISAFTARMTTALNLAGPGGVARALPAAVAADAPEGQEPDGETAYAEGPFSAVLSRHAKYLNEDFTRHFTAGRQDEALRVGWEILRRRQPVDVLIGMAEIRASRGETDGALRLLSAAAIAGGDRGRVWSEISRVAGDLGARGKAIRQLARKESIRIELSNRSARLLKSD; encoded by the coding sequence ATGCGTATCGCTGTGTTTGTCGAGAACCGCAACGGTGTCGGTCTCGCCTCGGAGATCATGAAGGCGCCGGGAGCCGAGGCACACTCCTTCCACTTGGTCACGGCAGACCGGGACGGCGATGTCGCCGGATGGATCGAGCAGGAGGCGGCGGCCCGCTTCGACGACCTCAAGGTGCACAACCTCTTCCAGGTCGAGGAGCCGATCAGCGGCGACGAGTTCCTGGAGGAGGTCGGCCGCCGCGTCCGCGCCTACACCGCGCAGGAGCGCGTCGACCGGCTGGTGTTCTTCAACGACCAGTCGCAGCGCGGCCGCCGGGTGGCCGGCGAACTGCGCGACACGCTGCCGCTGGTCCTCGTGCAGGACGGGCACCTGGACTTCCACTTCAAGCGGACCGACCCGGGCCTGCGCGACCAGAACTGGTACTACGGCTCCTCGTCCCCCGCCGCCGTCTGCGTGTGGGGCCCGGCGACCGCCCAGCACCTGATGTTCCGCTCCGCGGACAGCAACGTGCCCGTCCACATCACCGGCGCGCTCGGCCACAGCGACGACCCCCAGCTGCTGCGTGCGGCCCGCTCCGCCGCCCACCGGCACACCAAGGGCGCCGACGAGCCGCTGCGCATCGTCGTCCTCGACCAGCCGCTCAGCGACCAGCGCAAGCTCTCCAGGAAGGACCACCGGGAGCAGCTCACCGAGCTGTGCGCGGCGCTCACCGGCTTCGGCGAGGTGGAGATCAAGCCGCACCCCTCCACACTCCGCGGCCACCTCGACTGGCTGGGGACCCTGCCGGACGTGACCGTGCTCGACGAGAGCGCGCTCCTGGACGCCGGGTCCCTCGACGGCTACGACCTCGCGATCACCTTCTTCTCCACCACCTACCTGCAGACGCTGCGGGCCGGCACGCCGCTCGTCCTGTTCAGCCCGCCCGCGCTGAACATCGTCTTCCCGACGCTCAACCACCCGCTGCTGCGCAACGTCGGCACGGTCGGCGAGCTCGTGGACGTCACCGCCGAACTACAGCGCACGGGCAAGTTCACGCCCAACGCGCACGGTGAGCCCGTCGAGCACTTCATCACCTTCCACGACGACGTCCCCTCCCGCGTCCTGCGCCGTATCGAGGAGGCCGAGGTCCCGGCCGCGCGGCCCGCGCCCCGCCGGCCCGCGCCCGTCGAGGAGGCGGCCGGGGGCTCCCGCGCCGACCGGGCCCTGCGCGCCGTCGAGGAGCGGCTCAACCGGCCGCGCTCGCTGGCCGTGCTGGGCCTGGGGTTCTCCTACGTCACCGGTGTGGCGATCCCCGTGCTCACCTACACCCAGGCGCTGCTCGCCCAGAACCCGGTCGACATCCGCTACTTCGACCTCGGCGTGTACACGCGCACCGAGGACGTGCTGGCCGACCTGGCGGAGGCCGAGGTCGTCCTGATCAACAGCCTCGCCCCGTTCTGGCGTTCGCCGCTCGCCAACGAGCTGACGGAGGCGCTGGTCGCCCTGGGCCGCTCCGTGGTGGTGTACGCCCACGAGACCGAGTACGTCATGAACTTCGAGGGCGAGCAGCACGCGCTGCGGCACGCCGAGATGGTCAAGGTGCTGCCCAAGGTCAAGGTGCTGTGCGTCTCCACCGCCCAGGCCGACATGTTCCGGCAGCTCGGCGTGAGCGACCCGGTCGTCGTCTACAACACCGTCCCGCAGGACACCCACCGCACCCTGGCCCGGCGGACGCCCGGGGAGCGGCCGCGGATCGTGATGGTCGGCTCGATGCAGGACCGCAAGGGCCTCGACCTGTTCTCGCGGGTCGCGGAACTCGCCTACACGCAGGGCCTGCCGTGGGAGTTCGCGTGGATCGGCCACAAGACCTGGCGGATCAGTTCCTCGACGCTGCTGTCCGACCGCGTCGAGTGGATGGGAGCGCTCTCCCGCGACCGGGTGCGCGAGGAGCTCGCCGACTCCGACGTGTTCTTCCTGTCCAGCATGGACGACCCGATGCCGCTGTCGGTGGTGGAGGCGGTGCAGCAGCGGCTGCGTACCGTCACGTACCACCGGGTGGGCTCTCGCGAGGTGCTGGAGGGGGTGCCCGGCTACCGGTCCTTCGCCGAGTACACGCCCGCGGCGGCGCTGGACGCGCTGCGGCGCGTGCTGGAGGAGGAGGTGGCGGAGGACGAGTACCAGGACGTCGAGGAGCTGTTCGACATCTCCGCCTTCACCGCCCGGATGACGACCGCGCTGAACCTGGCCGGCCCCGGGGGCGTCGCACGCGCCCTGCCCGCCGCCGTCGCGGCCGACGCCCCCGAGGGGCAGGAGCCGGACGGCGAGACGGCCTATGCCGAGGGCCCGTTCTCCGCGGTGCTCTCCCGGCACGCCAAGTACCTCAACGAGGACTTCACCCGGCACTTCACGGCCGGCCGGCAGGACGAGGCGCTGCGCGTGGGCTGGGAGATCCTGCGCCGCAGACAGCCGGTGGACGTGCTCATCGGCATGGCCGAGATACGGGCCTCGCGCGGCGAGACCGACGGGGCGCTCCGGCTGCTGTCGGCCGCGGCCATCGCGGGCGGCGACCGGGGCCGGGTGTGGTCGGAGATCTCCCGCGTGGCCGGGGACCTCGGCGCCCGGGGCAAGGCGATACGCCAGCTGGCCCGCAAGGAGTCGATCCGCATCGAGCTGTCCAACCGCTCGGCCCGGCTGCTGAAGTCCGACTGA
- a CDS encoding TetR/AcrR family transcriptional regulator C-terminal domain-containing protein, producing MSTERRTPLDRRRVADTALRLLNEVGLEGLTLRAIAKELDVKAPALYWHFKDKQALLDEMATEMYRRMVAQARLDPTESWQNVLRTTGRGLRAALLGYRDGARVFSGSRFTGVEHAPEQEAYLRVMTEAGFTLAQAVRAGMVTNAYTIGFVIEEQSVVPLSGVRREGYDVEERARLMADFPLAAEAGREIFDDYDRHFEEGLEIVIAGIEARWG from the coding sequence GTGAGTACGGAACGACGCACCCCTCTCGACCGCCGCCGGGTCGCCGACACGGCCCTGCGCCTGCTGAACGAGGTCGGTCTGGAGGGGCTGACCCTGCGGGCCATCGCCAAGGAGCTGGACGTCAAGGCGCCGGCCCTGTACTGGCACTTCAAGGACAAGCAGGCGCTGCTCGACGAGATGGCGACGGAGATGTACCGCCGGATGGTCGCGCAGGCGCGGCTCGACCCCACCGAGAGCTGGCAGAACGTGCTGCGGACGACGGGCCGCGGACTGCGCGCGGCGCTGCTCGGCTACCGCGACGGAGCGAGGGTCTTCAGCGGCTCACGCTTCACGGGCGTCGAACACGCCCCGGAGCAAGAGGCCTACCTCCGTGTCATGACGGAGGCCGGCTTCACCCTCGCCCAGGCGGTCCGCGCGGGCATGGTGACGAACGCCTACACCATCGGCTTCGTCATCGAGGAACAGAGCGTCGTACCCCTCTCGGGCGTGCGCCGGGAGGGGTACGACGTCGAGGAACGCGCCCGCCTGATGGCCGACTTCCCACTGGCGGCGGAGGCGGGCAGGGAGATCTTCGACGACTACGACCGGCACTTCGAGGAAGGACTGGAGATCGTCATCGCGGGGATCGAGGCGCGGTGGGGCTAG
- a CDS encoding acyltransferase — MPLASPPLPSPPARITAVPAPPGRPRPRLLALDGLRLAAALMVCLYHYAGRGGVVSASWHQNPDHVFPTLSRAAVYGCLGVQFFFVISGFVICMSSWGRSLGDFFRSRVARLYPAYWVALALITGASVALPAVVHPVRLDEFLVNLTMLQQPLGVPRVLGVCWTLWVEVRFYALFALLVVLPGVTYRRVVLFCSVWTMAAVLSTATGGAWAELVVMPAYAPYFVGGLALYLVHRFGHGLLPWGIVALSWILGMRTATQGLWHPGSPRDPYVVMLLVTLAFAAVAAVAAGWTRWAAWPWLTTAGALTYPFYLVHEHLGWFVIRVLHRAWGLPPWPTLAVTVLGMLGLAWLMHRFVETPLGPRLKRALKNA; from the coding sequence ATGCCACTCGCATCCCCCCCACTGCCCTCACCGCCTGCACGGATCACGGCCGTTCCGGCCCCACCCGGACGGCCCCGCCCCCGCCTCCTCGCCCTCGACGGACTGCGGCTCGCCGCCGCGCTGATGGTCTGCCTCTACCACTACGCCGGCCGCGGCGGCGTCGTCTCCGCCTCCTGGCACCAGAACCCCGACCACGTCTTCCCGACCCTGTCCAGGGCGGCCGTCTACGGCTGCCTCGGCGTCCAGTTCTTCTTCGTCATCAGCGGCTTCGTGATCTGCATGAGCAGTTGGGGCCGCTCCCTCGGCGACTTCTTCCGCTCCCGGGTCGCCCGCCTCTACCCCGCGTACTGGGTCGCCCTCGCGCTGATCACCGGGGCGTCCGTGGCACTGCCGGCGGTGGTGCACCCGGTGCGGCTCGACGAGTTCCTGGTCAACCTGACCATGCTGCAACAGCCGCTCGGGGTGCCCCGCGTGCTCGGCGTCTGCTGGACCCTCTGGGTCGAGGTGCGCTTCTACGCCCTGTTCGCGCTCCTCGTGGTCCTGCCGGGCGTCACCTACCGCAGGGTGGTGCTGTTCTGCTCGGTGTGGACCATGGCCGCCGTCCTGTCCACCGCGACCGGAGGCGCCTGGGCCGAGCTGGTCGTGATGCCCGCGTACGCGCCGTACTTCGTCGGCGGCCTGGCCCTCTACCTCGTCCACCGCTTCGGCCACGGACTGCTGCCCTGGGGGATCGTGGCGCTCTCCTGGATCCTCGGCATGCGCACGGCGACGCAGGGCCTGTGGCACCCGGGCTCGCCCCGTGACCCGTACGTCGTGATGCTCCTCGTCACCCTCGCCTTCGCCGCCGTCGCCGCGGTGGCGGCCGGCTGGACGCGCTGGGCGGCCTGGCCCTGGCTGACCACCGCCGGGGCGCTGACGTACCCCTTCTACCTGGTACACGAACACCTGGGCTGGTTCGTGATCCGGGTCCTGCACCGGGCGTGGGGGCTGCCGCCGTGGCCGACGCTGGCGGTGACGGTCCTCGGGATGCTGGGGCTCGCCTGGCTCATGCACCGGTTCGTGGAGACTCCCCTCGGACCGCGCCTGAAGCGGGCCCTGAAAAACGCCTGA